A genomic window from Microbacterium sp. H1-D42 includes:
- the pgm gene encoding phosphoglucomutase (alpha-D-glucose-1,6-bisphosphate-dependent) produces the protein MTSRAGLPAEEQDLIDVDELINAYYDRHPDPAVASQRVVFGTSGHRGSALSSSFNEDHILATTQAIVDYRNSQGIRGPLFLGRDTHALSLPAERTAIEVLTGNGVDVRIDSRESWVPTPALSHAILTYNRERAASDSARADGIVVTPSHNPPRDGGFKYNPPHGGPADTDATGWIADRANALIAEGLAGVKRIRHADIDEATIGTYDFRDAYVRDLPSIIDIDAIKRAGVRIGADPLGGASVEYWALIREMHGLDLTVVNPEVDPTWRFMTLDWDEKIRMDPSSPSAMASLVARRGDFDVLTGNDADADRHGIVTPDAGLMNPNHYLAVAIDYLFSHRAEWPRDAAIGKTLVSSMIIDRVAESLGRRLLEVPVGFKWFVPGLLDGSVAFGGEESAGASFLRRDGSVWSTDKDGILLCLLAAEIIAVTGKSPSERYAELEKAFGASAYQRVDAPATPEQKATLAKLAPDAVKATELAGEPIIAKLSHAPGNGAAIGGLKVQTEHAWFAARPSGTEDVYKLYAESLRGPEHLAEVQAEAQAVVAAALGG, from the coding sequence ATGACGAGCCGTGCCGGCCTCCCTGCGGAGGAACAAGATCTGATCGACGTGGATGAACTGATCAACGCTTATTACGACCGGCATCCGGATCCTGCTGTCGCGTCGCAGCGCGTCGTGTTCGGCACCAGTGGTCACCGCGGCTCCGCATTGTCGTCGAGCTTCAATGAAGACCACATCCTCGCCACCACGCAGGCCATCGTCGACTATCGCAACAGCCAGGGCATCCGCGGTCCGCTGTTCCTCGGCCGAGACACGCACGCGCTCTCGCTGCCCGCAGAGCGCACCGCGATCGAGGTGCTCACCGGCAATGGCGTTGATGTCCGGATCGACTCCCGTGAATCGTGGGTGCCGACGCCCGCGCTCAGCCACGCCATCCTCACGTACAACCGCGAGCGCGCAGCATCCGACTCCGCCCGCGCCGACGGCATCGTCGTCACCCCCTCGCACAACCCGCCCCGCGACGGCGGCTTCAAGTACAACCCGCCGCACGGCGGCCCCGCTGACACGGACGCGACCGGCTGGATCGCCGACCGCGCCAACGCGCTGATCGCCGAGGGCCTTGCCGGCGTGAAGCGCATCAGGCACGCCGACATCGACGAGGCGACGATCGGCACGTATGACTTCCGCGATGCGTACGTGCGCGACCTGCCGTCGATCATCGACATCGACGCCATCAAGCGCGCAGGCGTGCGGATCGGCGCCGATCCGCTGGGTGGCGCGTCGGTGGAGTACTGGGCGCTGATCCGCGAGATGCACGGGCTCGACCTGACGGTCGTCAACCCCGAGGTCGACCCGACCTGGCGTTTCATGACGCTGGACTGGGACGAGAAGATCCGGATGGATCCTTCATCGCCCAGCGCGATGGCATCGCTGGTCGCTCGCCGAGGAGACTTCGACGTGCTCACCGGCAACGACGCCGACGCCGACCGGCACGGCATCGTGACTCCGGATGCCGGATTGATGAACCCCAATCACTACCTCGCCGTCGCGATCGACTACCTGTTCTCGCACCGCGCCGAGTGGCCGCGCGACGCTGCGATCGGCAAGACGCTGGTGTCGTCGATGATCATCGACCGGGTTGCCGAGTCATTGGGCCGGCGGCTGCTGGAGGTGCCGGTCGGGTTCAAGTGGTTCGTCCCAGGGCTGCTCGACGGCTCGGTGGCGTTCGGCGGCGAGGAGTCGGCGGGTGCGTCGTTCCTGCGCCGCGACGGCAGCGTGTGGTCGACCGACAAGGACGGCATTCTGCTCTGCCTGCTGGCCGCCGAGATCATCGCCGTCACCGGCAAGTCGCCGTCCGAGCGCTACGCCGAACTGGAGAAAGCCTTCGGCGCCTCCGCGTACCAGCGAGTGGACGCCCCGGCGACGCCGGAGCAGAAGGCGACGCTTGCGAAGCTGGCCCCGGATGCCGTCAAGGCGACGGAACTGGCCGGAGAGCCGATCATCGCGAAGCTCTCCCACGCTCCGGGTAACGGTGCTGCGATCGGCGGGTTGAAGGTGCAGACCGAGCACGCCTGGTTCGCCGCGCGCCCTTCAGGCACCGAGGACGTCTACAAGCTGTACGCCGAGAGCCTGCGCGGGCCCGAACACCTCGCCGAGGTGCAGGCCGAGGCGCAGGCCGTGGTGGCCGCTGCGCTGGGCGGCTGA
- the pheA gene encoding prephenate dehydratase, whose translation MNERRTYSYLGPAGTFTEAALDQVPEARGQDWKPVHNVGEALADVLDGTSHAAMIAIENSVEGGVSTTLDALAVLPGLRIVGEYLVNVNFVLVAKPGTKLEDVQVIAAHPVAYAQCHAWLGAHLPKHAHVPAASNVASAIGILDGTLHAQAAIAAPGIVAHHDVEVLAEQIGDNDNAVTRFVLVSKAVKPAEPTGADKTSLIVELPDDRPGALLDMLEQFSTRGINLSLLQSRPVGDALGRYRFVVDADGHAYDERMADALLGIRRFSPRVVFLGSYPRADRKVVHYPERYADGVFVEARDWLRALIHGEPEA comes from the coding sequence GTGAACGAACGCCGCACGTACAGCTACCTGGGCCCTGCCGGAACCTTCACCGAGGCGGCGCTCGATCAGGTGCCCGAAGCGCGCGGCCAGGACTGGAAGCCGGTGCACAACGTCGGCGAGGCGCTCGCCGACGTGCTCGACGGCACCAGCCACGCCGCGATGATCGCGATCGAGAACTCGGTCGAGGGTGGAGTCTCCACGACCCTGGATGCCCTCGCCGTGCTCCCCGGCTTGCGGATCGTCGGCGAGTACCTGGTCAACGTCAACTTCGTGCTGGTCGCGAAGCCAGGCACCAAGCTCGAGGACGTGCAGGTCATCGCCGCGCATCCGGTCGCCTACGCACAGTGCCACGCCTGGCTCGGCGCGCATCTGCCGAAGCACGCCCATGTGCCGGCCGCCAGCAACGTGGCATCCGCCATCGGCATCCTCGACGGCACTCTGCACGCGCAGGCCGCGATAGCGGCCCCCGGCATCGTTGCGCACCACGACGTCGAGGTGCTCGCCGAGCAGATCGGCGACAACGACAACGCCGTGACCCGCTTCGTGCTGGTGTCGAAGGCGGTGAAGCCGGCCGAGCCGACCGGCGCCGACAAGACCTCGCTGATCGTCGAGCTGCCCGATGACCGCCCTGGCGCGCTGCTCGACATGCTCGAGCAGTTCTCGACCCGTGGCATCAACCTGTCGCTGCTGCAATCGCGGCCAGTGGGCGATGCGCTGGGCCGGTACCGATTCGTGGTGGATGCTGACGGGCACGCCTATGACGAGCGGATGGCCGATGCGCTGCTTGGCATCCGTCGGTTCAGCCCGCGCGTGGTGTTCCTCGGGTCCTACCCGCGCGCCGACCGCAAGGTCGTGCACTATCCGGAGCGCTACGCCGACGGTGTCTTCGTCGAGGCCCGTGACTGGCTGCGTGCACTGATCCACGGCGAGCCGGAGGCATAG
- a CDS encoding DUF559 domain-containing protein encodes MRLWGLPHPVEWQPETSKKNREPLEIAVPRNATPPRAAGVSGRRLNAERAVTWTVRGTQVVDPVAALIISAHELSVDAAVTSIDAIVTESANYPGLYPGRPRFSRSDIEARVEAWGYFQGRGGILAALALARDGVESPKETETRLLLVHRGMPEPVVQHDVFDGRRCVARVDLAYPELKIAIEYEGDGHRTSKEQWRRDIQRQRELEARGWIVIRLTQDDLDDADGLIDRIRAAIASRR; translated from the coding sequence ATGCGACTGTGGGGACTCCCTCACCCGGTCGAATGGCAGCCCGAGACATCGAAGAAGAATCGGGAGCCGCTGGAGATCGCCGTGCCGCGGAATGCAACTCCACCAAGGGCGGCGGGAGTCTCCGGACGGCGCCTCAACGCCGAACGCGCGGTGACCTGGACGGTTCGCGGGACGCAGGTCGTCGATCCTGTCGCCGCGCTGATCATTTCCGCCCACGAACTGTCCGTTGACGCGGCAGTCACCTCCATCGATGCGATCGTCACTGAATCCGCCAATTATCCGGGGCTGTACCCCGGTCGCCCCCGCTTCAGTCGCAGTGACATCGAAGCACGGGTCGAGGCCTGGGGATATTTCCAGGGACGTGGGGGCATTCTCGCGGCACTCGCCCTCGCTCGCGACGGCGTCGAATCGCCGAAGGAGACTGAAACTCGCCTGCTGCTCGTGCACCGCGGCATGCCGGAGCCGGTCGTGCAACATGACGTGTTCGACGGGCGCAGGTGCGTCGCTCGCGTCGACCTGGCTTACCCCGAGCTGAAGATCGCGATCGAGTACGAAGGCGATGGACACCGCACCAGCAAAGAACAATGGCGGCGTGACATCCAGCGGCAGCGAGAGCTGGAAGCCCGCGGATGGATCGTCATTCGACTGACGCAGGATGACCTGGATGATGCGGATGGGCTGATCGATCGCATCCGCGCCGCCATCGCGTCCCGCCGCTGA
- a CDS encoding LLM class flavin-dependent oxidoreductase produces MTAPALSVLDLVPVRHGQTSAQAVTASMALAVRADGLGLRRYWFAEHHNMPSVASTSPPVLIAAAASRTSRIRVGSGGVMLPNHATLIVAEQFAALEALAPGRIDLGIGRAPGSDPVITQLLRQSGTAADVERFPSHVQDIALMLQPEGATLQFTSGGEYNVTSTPAATGAPQIWLLGSSDYSAQLAAAHGLPYVFANHFSGVGLERALDLYRTAFQPSAALAAPLTFLTANVVAAPTADEASERALPQLRTMARLRQNKPMTALETVEQAVAGLAATSDSAELALIDSMRERWFIGDATSVASDLASFAARHGVDEIMVSPVSGSYEAEPLDASPGRVQTLELLAG; encoded by the coding sequence ATGACTGCTCCCGCCCTCTCCGTTCTCGACCTCGTTCCCGTCCGTCACGGACAGACCAGCGCTCAGGCGGTGACCGCCTCGATGGCGCTCGCTGTCAGGGCTGATGGGCTGGGTCTGCGCCGCTACTGGTTCGCAGAGCATCACAACATGCCGTCTGTGGCATCCACTTCTCCGCCCGTTCTGATCGCGGCCGCGGCGTCGCGCACTTCTCGGATCCGGGTGGGATCGGGCGGTGTCATGCTGCCGAATCACGCGACGCTGATCGTGGCGGAGCAGTTCGCTGCGCTCGAAGCGCTCGCCCCTGGACGGATCGACCTCGGCATCGGGCGTGCTCCGGGCAGTGACCCCGTGATCACGCAGTTGCTGCGGCAGTCGGGCACCGCAGCTGACGTCGAGCGGTTCCCGTCTCACGTGCAGGACATCGCCCTGATGCTGCAGCCAGAAGGCGCCACGCTGCAGTTCACCAGCGGCGGCGAGTACAACGTGACGTCGACGCCCGCGGCCACGGGCGCTCCGCAGATCTGGCTGCTCGGATCGAGTGACTATTCTGCCCAGCTGGCGGCTGCGCACGGACTGCCGTACGTGTTCGCGAACCATTTCTCGGGTGTCGGGCTCGAGCGGGCGCTCGATCTGTACCGGACGGCGTTCCAGCCTTCTGCTGCGTTGGCTGCACCGCTGACGTTCCTGACCGCGAACGTCGTGGCGGCTCCTACCGCTGACGAGGCGTCTGAGCGCGCGCTGCCCCAGCTGCGGACGATGGCTCGGCTTCGGCAGAACAAGCCGATGACCGCGCTCGAGACAGTGGAGCAGGCCGTCGCAGGGCTGGCGGCCACGTCGGACTCGGCGGAGCTCGCGCTGATCGACTCGATGCGGGAGCGCTGGTTCATCGGAGACGCCACGTCAGTGGCATCCGACCTCGCGTCCTTCGCCGCACGCCACGGCGTCGACGAGATCATGGTCTCGCCGGTGTCCGGCTCGTATGAGGCTGAGCCGCTGGATGCGTCGCCAGGCCGAGTGCAGACGCTGGAGCTGCTGGCCGGCTGA
- a CDS encoding phosphoribosyltransferase family protein produces the protein MRTFIDRSDAGRRLAEELASRASGAYERGVILGLPRGGVPVAAEVAHVLDAPLDVLVVRKVGAPGQEELALSAVGEEGATARNDDLIRASGISSADLAAREAVQREEVERRATLFRPGRAPVPMEGRTAIIVDDGIATGATMRAACAIARARGAARVVVAVPVAAPDALEQLPDVDEVVCLHAPRTFMAVGMHYIDFRQTSDAEVIELLAQPR, from the coding sequence ATGCGCACCTTCATCGACCGATCGGATGCCGGTCGCCGGCTCGCCGAAGAGCTCGCGTCACGGGCATCCGGCGCATACGAAAGAGGCGTCATCCTCGGCCTGCCGCGCGGCGGCGTCCCCGTCGCCGCCGAAGTCGCCCATGTGCTGGACGCCCCGCTCGACGTGCTGGTCGTCCGCAAGGTCGGCGCACCTGGTCAGGAGGAGCTCGCACTCAGCGCGGTCGGCGAAGAGGGCGCGACCGCGCGCAATGACGACCTCATCCGGGCATCCGGGATCTCATCCGCCGACCTCGCCGCGCGAGAAGCCGTGCAGCGCGAGGAGGTCGAGCGCCGTGCGACTCTCTTCCGCCCCGGACGCGCGCCCGTCCCAATGGAGGGTCGCACCGCGATCATCGTCGACGACGGCATCGCCACCGGGGCGACGATGCGCGCCGCCTGCGCGATCGCACGCGCGAGAGGAGCCGCGCGCGTCGTCGTCGCGGTGCCCGTCGCCGCTCCCGATGCGCTCGAGCAGCTGCCCGACGTCGACGAGGTCGTGTGTCTGCATGCGCCGCGTACGTTCATGGCCGTCGGGATGCACTACATCGACTTCCGCCAGACGAGTGATGCCGAGGTCATCGAATTGCTGGCGCAGCCTCGTTAG
- a CDS encoding cation:proton antiporter has product MDASIFFVVVGAVAVAAVARRRGWPAPLLVTVVALAASFLPFVPNISIDGHVLLNIVLPPLLYSAALDVSFFSFRRSMPQIRRLGIGLVVVTAVVVGLVAWWLMPSLTLPGALLLGAIVAPPDAVSAASIGRKLGLPRRVMTVLSGESLINDATSLTMFRVFAAVVAGAAAFNLGETIWQFLLAVIVGVAVGMVFGMVLHQLRMRVDDPVVNGTFGLLAPFGAYGIAEQLGGSGVLAVVAMGLYVGFNAPKTSYTNRMQEAPLWLSADFLLESFVFAYIGLQLPRVLGDLQDGDVGPIIVLSLIVLLVVLVVRPAFVYPADMWGQWWLKQRLRKWERVASHQARLPADEAHRRRQPLTMEQVRAQLAETKLSWRDNAVISWAGMRGVVTLATALAAADLAGLDAQAEHAIVVVAFVVTVGTLLLQGLTLPWLIRVLGVVDDKEAQEDARQVAAVRQRSREAGKAYLREMRREWAKEYGEDRLPAFDKFAQRLVRVESDAESAQLDDHALPTHDELAAMSRKWLSVRRQLLLEERDAGNLSEEVMHELIAAMDAEELALDARIATRGPGS; this is encoded by the coding sequence ATGGATGCCAGCATCTTCTTCGTCGTTGTCGGAGCTGTCGCGGTAGCGGCCGTCGCACGCAGACGGGGGTGGCCGGCGCCACTGCTTGTGACGGTCGTCGCGCTCGCGGCATCGTTCCTGCCGTTCGTCCCGAACATCTCGATCGACGGCCACGTGCTGCTGAACATCGTGCTGCCGCCGCTGCTGTACTCGGCGGCGCTCGACGTGTCGTTCTTCAGCTTCCGGCGCAGCATGCCGCAGATCCGCCGCCTCGGCATCGGCCTGGTGGTCGTCACCGCGGTGGTCGTCGGACTGGTCGCCTGGTGGCTGATGCCGTCCCTCACCCTGCCCGGCGCGCTGCTGCTCGGAGCGATCGTCGCACCTCCGGATGCGGTTTCGGCAGCATCCATCGGGCGAAAACTCGGCCTGCCGCGGCGGGTGATGACGGTGCTGTCGGGGGAGAGTCTGATCAATGACGCCACCTCGCTGACGATGTTCCGCGTGTTCGCGGCGGTCGTCGCGGGCGCCGCGGCGTTCAACCTCGGCGAGACGATCTGGCAGTTCCTGCTCGCGGTGATCGTCGGCGTGGCCGTCGGCATGGTGTTCGGCATGGTGCTGCATCAGCTGCGCATGCGCGTTGACGATCCGGTCGTCAACGGCACGTTCGGGCTGCTGGCTCCGTTCGGCGCCTACGGCATCGCCGAGCAGCTGGGCGGCTCGGGCGTGCTGGCGGTGGTCGCGATGGGACTCTACGTCGGCTTCAACGCACCCAAGACCAGTTACACGAACCGCATGCAGGAGGCGCCGCTGTGGCTGTCGGCCGACTTCCTGCTGGAATCGTTCGTCTTCGCCTACATCGGACTGCAGCTGCCGCGAGTGCTCGGTGATCTGCAGGACGGCGATGTCGGCCCGATCATCGTGCTGTCGCTGATCGTGCTGCTGGTCGTGCTCGTGGTGCGTCCCGCGTTCGTCTACCCGGCCGACATGTGGGGGCAGTGGTGGTTGAAGCAGCGCCTGCGCAAGTGGGAGAGGGTCGCGTCGCACCAGGCGCGCTTGCCCGCTGACGAGGCCCACCGACGGCGGCAGCCCCTCACCATGGAGCAGGTGCGCGCGCAGCTTGCCGAGACGAAGCTCTCGTGGCGCGACAACGCCGTGATCTCGTGGGCCGGCATGCGTGGCGTTGTCACGCTGGCGACGGCGCTCGCCGCGGCGGACCTTGCGGGACTGGATGCTCAGGCCGAGCACGCCATCGTCGTGGTCGCCTTCGTCGTGACCGTGGGCACACTGCTGCTGCAGGGGCTGACGCTGCCGTGGCTGATCCGGGTGCTCGGCGTGGTCGACGACAAGGAGGCGCAGGAGGATGCCAGGCAGGTGGCGGCTGTGCGCCAGCGCAGTCGCGAGGCAGGCAAGGCGTACCTGCGTGAGATGCGGCGCGAGTGGGCGAAGGAGTACGGCGAGGATCGCCTGCCTGCATTCGATAAGTTCGCGCAGCGGCTCGTGCGGGTGGAGTCGGATGCGGAAAGCGCGCAGCTGGACGATCACGCGCTGCCGACGCACGACGAGCTCGCGGCGATGTCGCGCAAGTGGCTGTCGGTGCGCCGACAGCTGCTGCTGGAGGAGCGGGATGCCGGCAACCTCAGCGAAGAGGTGATGCACGAGCTCATCGCGGCGATGGATGCTGAAGAGCTGGCGCTGGATGCGAGGATCGCGACCCGCGGGCCAGGTTCCTGA
- a CDS encoding dicarboxylate/amino acid:cation symporter, whose translation MTSFGFQIIAALVLGIAAGLIAVATGASAENKTALFVTLDTIGSSYVTILKAAVVPLIFTAIVASIANLRRVQNAARLAGQTLLWFAITAFIAVSIGIVLGLVIQPGARAGAGLETGDPYTVGTWWNFLLGLIPQNFLGLTVSAGQDPTGAISANVGFNILQVIVVAAAVGIAALKAGKKAEPFLAFTESLLKVIQRVLWWIIRIAPIGTFGLIGAAVVKYGWDKLTSLAWFAGAIYIGLALVLFVVYPILIKTHGLSIKQYFSGVWPAVQLAFVSRSSIGTLPLTERVTERNLGVPRAYASFAVPLGATTKMDGCAAIYPAIAAIFVAQFFDIQLNLVQYLLIIIVSVVGSAATAGTTGAVVMLTLTLSTLGLPLEGVGLLLAIDPILDMGRTAVNVAGQALVPTIVAKREGILDEELYNAPRNGLPFAEDLDDDSETEASDAGEPDATKEPVTAG comes from the coding sequence CTGACCTCCTTCGGGTTCCAGATCATCGCCGCCCTCGTGCTCGGCATCGCCGCCGGCCTCATCGCGGTCGCGACCGGAGCGAGCGCAGAGAACAAGACGGCGCTGTTCGTCACCCTCGACACCATCGGCAGCTCGTACGTCACGATCCTCAAGGCCGCGGTCGTTCCGCTGATCTTCACGGCGATCGTCGCGAGCATCGCCAACCTGCGGCGTGTGCAGAACGCCGCGCGCCTCGCGGGTCAGACGCTGCTGTGGTTCGCGATCACCGCGTTCATCGCCGTGTCGATCGGCATCGTGCTCGGCCTCGTCATCCAGCCGGGCGCTCGCGCCGGCGCTGGGCTCGAGACCGGCGACCCGTACACGGTCGGCACCTGGTGGAACTTCCTGCTCGGTCTGATCCCGCAGAACTTCCTCGGCCTGACGGTCTCGGCGGGTCAGGACCCGACCGGCGCGATCTCAGCCAACGTGGGATTCAACATCCTGCAGGTCATCGTCGTCGCCGCAGCCGTCGGCATCGCCGCGCTCAAGGCGGGCAAGAAGGCCGAGCCGTTCCTCGCCTTCACCGAGTCGCTGCTGAAGGTCATCCAGCGCGTGCTGTGGTGGATCATCCGCATCGCCCCGATCGGCACCTTCGGCCTCATCGGCGCCGCGGTCGTCAAGTACGGCTGGGACAAGCTCACCTCGCTCGCTTGGTTCGCCGGTGCCATCTACATCGGCCTCGCCCTGGTGCTGTTCGTCGTCTACCCGATCCTCATCAAGACCCACGGCCTGTCGATCAAGCAGTACTTCTCCGGTGTGTGGCCCGCTGTGCAGCTGGCGTTCGTCAGCCGCTCCTCGATCGGCACCCTGCCGCTGACCGAGCGCGTCACCGAGCGCAACCTCGGCGTGCCCCGTGCCTACGCGTCGTTCGCCGTGCCGCTGGGTGCGACCACCAAGATGGACGGCTGCGCCGCCATCTACCCCGCGATCGCCGCGATCTTCGTCGCGCAGTTCTTCGACATCCAGCTGAACCTCGTGCAGTACCTGCTGATCATCATCGTCTCGGTGGTCGGCTCGGCAGCCACCGCTGGCACCACCGGTGCCGTCGTCATGCTCACACTGACCCTGTCGACCCTCGGCCTGCCCCTCGAGGGCGTCGGCCTGCTGCTCGCCATCGACCCGATCCTCGACATGGGCCGCACCGCGGTCAACGTCGCAGGTCAGGCGCTGGTCCCGACCATCGTCGCCAAGCGCGAGGGCATCCTCGATGAGGAGCTCTACAACGCTCCCCGCAACGGCCTCCCCTTCGCCGAGGACCTCGACGACGACTCGGAGACCGAAGCGTCGGATGCTGGTGAGCCGGACGCCACGAAGGAGCCGGTCACCGCGGGCTGA
- a CDS encoding helix-turn-helix transcriptional regulator, whose translation MSPADADDEFTGIHCRLDELLAERNMTLTELSSRVGVSIVNLSVLKNDRARAIRYSTLRAICDALECEVGELLVVAER comes from the coding sequence ATGAGCCCCGCCGACGCGGACGACGAGTTCACTGGCATCCACTGCCGTCTCGACGAGCTGCTTGCAGAACGCAACATGACCCTCACCGAGCTGAGCTCGCGAGTGGGAGTGAGCATCGTGAACCTGTCGGTGCTGAAGAACGACCGCGCGCGGGCGATCCGCTATTCGACGCTGCGGGCGATCTGCGACGCGCTGGAGTGCGAAGTGGGTGAGCTGCTGGTCGTGGCCGAGCGCTGA